From the Marinomonas sp. THO17 genome, one window contains:
- a CDS encoding cupin domain-containing protein — translation MEKINISEKFSLFSETWTPKIIAESNGQLVKIAKGEGELVWHSHENEDELFIVFKGKLTLMLRDRSVTLLPGELFVVPKGVEHCPVAEENTHFMMIEPASTAHTGTVVSEQTVGLNKQSRI, via the coding sequence ATGGAAAAAATAAATATCAGTGAAAAGTTTTCTTTGTTCAGCGAAACGTGGACCCCTAAAATTATTGCCGAATCCAATGGCCAACTTGTCAAAATTGCAAAAGGCGAAGGCGAACTCGTTTGGCATTCACATGAAAATGAAGATGAGCTATTTATAGTTTTTAAAGGCAAGCTTACATTAATGTTACGGGATCGTTCTGTAACACTGCTTCCTGGAGAGTTGTTTGTCGTCCCAAAAGGAGTAGAACATTGTCCCGTTGCTGAAGAAAATACACACTTCATGATGATTGAGCCAGCAAGTACTGCACATACAGGAACGGTTGTATCAGAACAGACTGTCGGCCTTAACAAACAATCGCGTATATGA
- a CDS encoding type II toxin-antitoxin system RelE/ParE family toxin produces MIKSFKHKGLKLFFETGKTSGIQTMHAKKLRMQLAAIHTAQTIDDINLPGFSLHQLKGDRANIWSISINGNWRVTFEFTDGNAYILNYEDYH; encoded by the coding sequence ATGATTAAGTCATTTAAACATAAAGGTCTGAAGTTGTTTTTCGAAACAGGAAAAACGTCAGGCATTCAGACAATGCACGCGAAGAAACTTCGTATGCAATTAGCGGCTATCCATACCGCACAAACCATCGATGACATTAATCTACCCGGTTTTTCCCTTCATCAACTTAAGGGAGACAGGGCCAATATTTGGTCAATATCAATTAACGGTAATTGGAGAGTTACTTTCGAGTTCACGGATGGTAATGCTTACATCTTAAATTACGAGGATTATCACTAA
- a CDS encoding HigA family addiction module antitoxin — protein sequence MNMHNPPHPGEFIETIYMAPHGISCRALAKHLGVAASTLNRIVKGKSAVTPEMALRLSKVLGRSPESWLSMQDNYELWQAKQNINLDNVQPIDLTAA from the coding sequence ATGAATATGCATAACCCACCACACCCAGGTGAATTTATCGAAACCATTTACATGGCACCACATGGCATCAGTTGCCGAGCATTAGCGAAGCATCTTGGTGTGGCGGCCTCAACCCTTAATCGAATCGTCAAAGGCAAAAGTGCTGTCACGCCAGAAATGGCTTTAAGGCTATCAAAAGTATTGGGACGAAGCCCCGAAAGTTGGCTTAGCATGCAGGACAATTATGAACTTTGGCAGGCCAAGCAAAACATCAACTTAGACAATGTTCAGCCAATCGATCTGACGGCAGCCTAA
- a CDS encoding helix-turn-helix domain-containing protein, whose protein sequence is MLDISSKIFLDYNPLQGKVADGRIFKTQQPSVAMTPWVQSYWQLTVPKGLFHYHSVPDNCVDWIINLDCFEDNFLIPPFLSSTVFHIDGPGSFFAIRFRVLGHKSLISVPLGEWGELGMIKAEDVLPREVLYSVFDTIHRAEHFDKRCRNLSALLLSVIKLPEIDPRLGNFIRFCYENIGSHLDLSDGQSSEFGVSARQLRRLAKQHVGLSPKDFYQVIRFQNTLKTMKAWPQNKAYLDHYYDQPHFAREFKRLSGVTPTQFRNMSVLYNHDSYE, encoded by the coding sequence ATGTTGGACATCAGTTCTAAAATATTTTTAGATTATAATCCGCTTCAAGGAAAAGTCGCTGATGGTCGCATTTTTAAAACCCAGCAACCATCCGTTGCCATGACCCCTTGGGTGCAATCCTATTGGCAGCTCACGGTGCCCAAAGGCCTGTTTCACTACCACAGTGTGCCGGACAATTGTGTTGATTGGATTATCAATCTGGATTGCTTCGAAGATAATTTTCTTATTCCGCCATTTCTGTCATCGACTGTGTTTCACATTGATGGCCCAGGGTCGTTTTTTGCTATACGTTTTCGAGTTCTAGGTCATAAAAGCTTAATTTCTGTACCTTTAGGGGAATGGGGTGAGCTGGGTATGATAAAGGCAGAAGATGTATTACCTAGGGAGGTCCTTTATTCTGTATTTGACACCATTCATAGGGCAGAACATTTTGATAAGCGCTGTCGTAATTTGTCGGCTTTGTTGCTCTCGGTCATCAAGCTGCCAGAGATAGATCCGCGCCTAGGGAATTTTATTCGCTTCTGTTATGAAAATATCGGCTCTCATCTTGATTTGTCAGATGGCCAAAGCTCTGAATTCGGTGTGTCTGCTCGTCAGCTTAGACGCTTGGCCAAACAGCATGTTGGCTTATCTCCGAAAGATTTTTACCAAGTAATAAGGTTTCAAAACACCCTCAAAACCATGAAGGCATGGCCACAGAATAAAGCTTATTTGGATCATTACTACGACCAGCCTCACTTTGCACGCGAATTTAAACGCCTGTCTGGTGTCACGCCGACACAATTCAGAAATATGTCCGTTTTGTACAATCACGACTCTTATGAATGA
- a CDS encoding VOC family protein encodes MINIDAMFPVMVTANLEAVKAFYESVFGFHAVFYDPDFYLHLVSANSGVQLGFLMPELASQPDFLRPLMSADGYVISLEVKDAAHAYAQAQKMSLTIAMALKEETWGQVHFMLQDPAGFRIDLVQHIEVSDH; translated from the coding sequence ATGATTAACATTGACGCCATGTTTCCTGTGATGGTGACAGCAAATTTGGAAGCGGTGAAAGCATTCTATGAATCTGTGTTTGGCTTTCATGCCGTATTTTACGACCCTGATTTTTACTTGCATTTGGTATCGGCCAATTCTGGTGTTCAGCTCGGTTTCTTGATGCCAGAGCTTGCCAGTCAGCCTGACTTTCTTCGACCATTAATGTCGGCCGATGGCTATGTGATATCGTTAGAAGTTAAGGATGCCGCTCACGCCTATGCGCAAGCTCAAAAAATGAGTTTGACGATTGCGATGGCACTCAAAGAAGAAACCTGGGGACAAGTGCATTTTATGCTTCAAGACCCAGCAGGTTTTCGAATCGATCTGGTCCAACATATAGAGGTTTCTGACCACTAG
- a CDS encoding VOC family protein — MQLGCFSVSLAVNDLDKSKDFYEKLGFEVFAGDPSHGFLIMKNGDTNIGLFQGMFENNILTFNPGWDQNAKSVSSFDDVRALHKKLQSEGIEIIQDAITGEQGPASFSVIDPDGNQILIDQHV; from the coding sequence ATGCAGCTTGGATGTTTCTCAGTCAGTTTAGCCGTTAATGATTTAGACAAATCGAAAGATTTTTATGAAAAATTAGGCTTTGAGGTTTTTGCAGGTGATCCATCCCATGGATTTTTGATCATGAAGAATGGAGACACAAATATTGGGTTATTTCAGGGTATGTTTGAAAATAATATACTGACCTTTAATCCTGGTTGGGATCAAAATGCCAAGTCGGTTTCATCATTCGATGACGTTCGAGCGCTTCATAAAAAGCTTCAGTCTGAAGGAATAGAGATCATTCAAGACGCCATCACAGGAGAGCAAGGACCTGCCAGTTTTTCGGTCATTGACCCTGATGGTAATCAAATACTTATAGATCAACATGTTTAA
- a CDS encoding GGDEF domain-containing protein, which yields MFWPHHKIPHLPPLLTQKWDEIYTPSQLIRSMFILLCILGSAILIFSALTIYWVSKAYILDRAEAEAISISQSFTNNHYELVLASENANIDISNMAEDKLDTAFRQTLAPFHMIKVKVFTPDRTIAYSTDKSIIGTTNIGNDSLEKALLGEDVSKMYTKNSEMDLRFEQHFDIDVVATYTPVFNQAGQIAGAFEIYQDVTRFRDDMNTAILTGTLIVLTNLLIIFFIAYRFMRLPLSALKVAHKKLQRMATKDSLTQIDNRSQALSFFDKEIYRLNQFGGKLSIILMDLDKFKLINDTYGHPAGDEVIKQCAKAIRACLRQGDCVGRYGGEEFIIILPHANEQQAFNVAERIRNVIKNLKIVYDGKTIPVSISAGITEVLSTEENTDEVINTDDLIKEADQALYDAKAKGRNCSICASQFAMAK from the coding sequence ATGTTTTGGCCCCATCATAAGATACCCCATCTCCCCCCTTTGTTGACTCAAAAATGGGATGAAATATACACCCCCAGCCAGCTCATTCGCAGCATGTTTATTCTATTGTGCATCTTGGGCAGTGCTATTCTGATTTTTTCCGCCCTCACCATTTACTGGGTTTCAAAAGCCTACATTCTTGATCGAGCCGAAGCGGAAGCCATTAGCATCAGCCAATCTTTTACCAACAATCATTATGAATTGGTACTCGCCAGTGAGAATGCCAATATTGATATTAGTAACATGGCAGAGGACAAATTAGACACAGCCTTTCGCCAGACATTAGCGCCTTTTCATATGATCAAGGTGAAGGTCTTCACACCGGATAGAACCATTGCCTACAGTACGGATAAAAGCATTATCGGCACCACAAATATTGGCAATGATTCCCTTGAAAAAGCGCTACTAGGGGAAGATGTTTCTAAGATGTACACTAAAAACAGCGAAATGGATTTACGCTTTGAACAACATTTTGATATTGACGTGGTGGCGACTTACACACCCGTTTTTAATCAAGCAGGACAGATCGCTGGTGCCTTCGAAATCTACCAAGATGTGACTCGCTTTCGCGATGACATGAACACGGCCATCCTTACTGGCACTTTGATTGTGCTGACCAATCTATTGATTATTTTTTTCATCGCCTATCGATTTATGAGACTGCCACTGTCTGCCCTAAAAGTAGCCCATAAAAAGTTACAGAGGATGGCAACAAAAGACAGTTTAACGCAGATAGATAATCGCTCTCAGGCATTGTCTTTTTTTGATAAGGAAATATACCGTTTGAATCAGTTTGGCGGCAAACTCAGCATTATTTTAATGGATTTAGATAAGTTTAAATTAATCAATGATACCTATGGACACCCCGCGGGGGATGAAGTGATCAAGCAATGCGCAAAAGCCATTCGCGCTTGCCTTCGCCAAGGAGACTGTGTGGGCCGCTATGGGGGCGAAGAATTTATCATCATATTACCCCACGCGAATGAACAGCAAGCCTTTAATGTGGCTGAACGAATCCGTAACGTCATCAAAAACCTAAAGATAGTGTACGATGGAAAAACCATTCCGGTTTCCATCAGTGCAGGCATCACTGAAGTGCTCTCAACAGAAGAAAACACAGATGAGGTTATAAACACGGATGACCTTATTAAAGAGGCGGATCAAGCGCTTTACGATGCCAAAGCGAAAGGGCGTAATTGCAGTATTTGCGCATCCCAGTTTGCCATGGCCAAATAA
- a CDS encoding DUF2798 domain-containing protein, translated as MRTCITTWPIAFPTVAIVAPLVRKIVAKITQ; from the coding sequence TTGAGAACTTGTATCACCACATGGCCAATTGCTTTCCCCACGGTTGCCATTGTCGCACCTTTGGTCAGAAAAATAGTGGCGAAAATAACTCAGTAG
- a CDS encoding Mbeg1-like protein, translating into MKRFFIFISLIGLVGCAPLKQEVVLFPDEYAPSTHEVVDFNKPSDRPRFLSCNYEHYADAYSNQVPDNKNHNKAAVAAYKFALMASNSYHDNAFFTIKDWHYVKHYRGKEGSHQEIEFQADIWEYRQQDQVEKIAIVFRGTDGKGDWDANLKLATEHSGRMPAQYQIAKTLYNQLKSRDEYKQARVYLVGHSLGGSLAYHVSWYHENVLAFTFNASERKWVSGKATKATRYVLRENDEILTRIKFIRYFSPLAPDTVTAEEYDFSLGNSIRQHNMYNFARGLLLLAAANGDSDAKAILNDNLMCELAL; encoded by the coding sequence ATGAAACGATTCTTCATTTTTATATCCTTAATAGGGCTTGTAGGCTGTGCTCCATTAAAACAAGAGGTTGTATTATTTCCTGATGAGTATGCCCCATCCACACATGAGGTAGTGGACTTCAATAAACCCAGTGATCGACCGAGATTTCTCAGTTGCAACTACGAACATTATGCAGATGCTTACAGTAATCAGGTGCCAGATAATAAAAACCACAATAAAGCCGCCGTAGCCGCTTATAAATTCGCTTTAATGGCTAGCAATAGTTATCACGATAATGCTTTTTTTACGATTAAAGATTGGCACTATGTTAAGCACTATCGTGGTAAAGAAGGAAGCCATCAAGAAATAGAGTTTCAAGCCGACATCTGGGAATACAGACAGCAAGATCAAGTTGAGAAAATTGCCATTGTGTTTCGTGGTACAGATGGAAAAGGTGATTGGGATGCTAATTTAAAGCTGGCTACGGAACACTCTGGCCGGATGCCAGCCCAATATCAAATCGCAAAGACATTATACAATCAGCTTAAATCCCGTGATGAGTATAAGCAGGCAAGGGTTTATTTAGTAGGACATTCTTTAGGCGGCAGTCTTGCTTATCATGTGTCTTGGTATCATGAGAATGTGCTTGCATTTACCTTTAACGCTTCAGAAAGAAAATGGGTATCTGGTAAGGCGACAAAAGCGACACGATATGTTCTAAGAGAAAATGACGAAATACTGACCAGAATAAAGTTTATTCGCTATTTTTCGCCATTAGCACCTGATACGGTCACAGCTGAAGAGTACGATTTTTCTTTAGGAAATAGTATTCGACAACACAATATGTACAACTTCGCCAGAGGCCTGTTGCTCCTAGCAGCAGCGAATGGTGATTCAGACGCAAAAGCCATTCTAAACGATAACCTCATGTGTGAACTGGCTTTGTGA
- a CDS encoding NAD(P)H-binding protein yields the protein MKIAILGATGFVGRAVLQQAIEEGYDVKVLVRNPAKLAISSDKIKVIQGSLEDKEKVEETLAGCSAVVNAAGGVKGSDQYEAFIKITGILVNAMKRVGIKKLVSINGTGTILPNEYVGFKRRFLSTIVGIFLKHMKDAKKAEMRILLKQTDIDWVSVRANLILKKPATGKVVADDQKMPGGKITLPDLAKFMLDQIDNDQWIHKAPFVAIA from the coding sequence ATGAAAATTGCCATTTTGGGTGCTACAGGTTTTGTTGGCCGAGCAGTATTACAACAAGCTATCGAAGAAGGCTATGATGTAAAAGTCCTAGTGAGAAACCCTGCAAAATTAGCTATCTCAAGTGACAAAATAAAAGTCATACAAGGCAGTTTAGAAGACAAAGAGAAAGTAGAGGAAACACTGGCTGGTTGCAGTGCCGTTGTTAATGCAGCTGGCGGTGTGAAAGGCTCGGATCAATATGAAGCCTTCATCAAAATTACAGGGATTTTAGTGAACGCCATGAAGCGCGTTGGCATCAAAAAATTAGTCAGCATTAACGGTACAGGCACCATTTTACCTAATGAATATGTTGGTTTTAAGCGTCGTTTTTTAAGCACCATTGTCGGTATTTTTTTAAAGCACATGAAGGATGCGAAGAAAGCGGAAATGCGAATATTATTAAAACAAACAGACATTGACTGGGTAAGTGTCCGCGCCAATTTAATTCTGAAAAAGCCAGCCACAGGAAAGGTGGTGGCCGACGATCAAAAAATGCCAGGCGGTAAGATTACCCTACCCGATCTCGCCAAATTTATGCTCGATCAAATTGACAATGACCAATGGATTCATAAGGCGCCATTTGTTGCCATAGCCTAA